A region from the Aegilops tauschii subsp. strangulata cultivar AL8/78 chromosome 5, Aet v6.0, whole genome shotgun sequence genome encodes:
- the LOC120964827 gene encoding ethylene-responsive transcription factor ERF110-like, producing the protein MAIQRGDGMYKSFPWTYSYLPLLPRRSSAPPPTRHQGASGYRGVRQRPNGWYYAEIRSGDVRLGLGTFETAHEAARAYDAAAWRLDRPRAQMNFQDVYTRQQAQDVAPPPRIITDQDRAEHTRRQCRLLIAEEDEQGMAEWHRRHPKDVANEQAYWPERTYRYQI; encoded by the exons ATGGCCATCCAGAGAGGTGATGGCATGTACAAGTCATTTCCTTGGACTTACTCATAT CTCCCTTTGCTTCCTCGCCGCTCTAGCGCCCCGCCACCGACGCGCCACCAAGGAGCGTCGGGCTACCGCGGCGTCCGCCAACGCCCCAACGGCTGGTACTACGCCGAGATCCGGTCCGGCGACGTCCGGCTCGGCCTCGGCACCTTCGAGACTGCgcacgaggccgcccgcgcgtacgacgcggcggcgtggcgcctagACAGGCCGCGCGCGCAGATGAACTTTCAGGACGTCTACACGCGCCAGCAGGCGCAGGACGTCGCCCCTCCGCCTCGTATTATTACGGACCAGGACCGTGCGGAGCACACTCGGCGGCAGTGCCGCCTCCTCATCGCCGAGGAGGACGAGCAAGGCATGGCGGAGTGGCACCGCCGCCACCCGAAGGACGTCGCCAACGAGCAAGCCTACTGGCCGGAGAGGACATATAGATATCAAATTTGA